One stretch of Microbacterium terrae DNA includes these proteins:
- a CDS encoding ABC transporter ATP-binding protein, whose amino-acid sequence MTASAPAIRVQGLGVRFRRNRGGRRSIMDLFSDRSRRSKPGEFWALRDVAFDVQPGEAIGVVGRNGQGKSTLLKLVAGVMIPDEGDVQVHGGVAPLIEITGGFVGDLTVRENVKLTAGLHGMSRAGVARKYDGIIDFAELGDFQDTPYKHLSNGMKVRLAFAVVSQLEEQVLLVDEVLAVGDKAFREKCYARIDELLSEGRTLFFVSHNERDLRRFCSRGLYLDKGRLALDAPIEDVLARYDADYPVG is encoded by the coding sequence ATGACGGCATCCGCACCCGCCATCCGCGTGCAGGGGCTGGGCGTGCGCTTCCGGCGCAACCGCGGCGGCCGCCGCAGCATCATGGACCTGTTCTCCGACCGGTCGCGTCGCAGCAAGCCGGGCGAGTTCTGGGCGCTGCGCGACGTCGCGTTCGACGTACAGCCCGGCGAGGCCATCGGCGTCGTCGGACGCAACGGGCAGGGCAAGAGCACGCTGCTCAAGCTCGTCGCCGGCGTGATGATCCCCGACGAGGGCGACGTGCAGGTGCACGGCGGCGTCGCGCCGCTCATCGAGATCACCGGAGGATTCGTCGGCGACCTCACGGTGCGCGAGAACGTGAAGCTGACGGCGGGACTGCACGGCATGTCGCGCGCCGGTGTGGCGCGCAAGTACGACGGCATCATCGACTTCGCCGAGCTCGGCGATTTCCAGGACACCCCGTACAAGCACCTCTCCAACGGCATGAAGGTGCGACTCGCGTTCGCCGTCGTCTCGCAGCTCGAGGAGCAGGTGCTGCTCGTCGACGAGGTGCTCGCAGTCGGAGACAAGGCGTTCCGCGAGAAGTGCTATGCCCGCATCGACGAGCTGCTCTCCGAGGGGCGCACGCTGTTCTTCGTCAGCCACAACGAGCGCGACCTGCGGCGGTTCTGCTCGCGCGGCCTCTATCTCGACAAGGGCAGGCTCGCGCTGGATGCGCCGATCGAAGACGTGCTCGCCCGCTACGACGCCGACTATCCCGTCGGCTGA
- a CDS encoding glycosyltransferase family 2 protein, whose product MRLFIQVPCLNEEATLPLVLESIPKQIDGIDEIHILIIDDGSTDRTVEVARSFGVEHFVFHTRNMGLARSFRDGVDYALQHGADIVVNTDGDNQYPQARIADLVQPLVRGEADIAIGDRQTKTIAHFSPFKKMMQSVGSSVVNFAAETDLPDAASGFRAYSRESLIRLNVVTQFSYCMETIIQAGNKRLRIASVPITTNAKTRESRLFKNIFQHMGRSGQAIMRSYVMFKPHAVFLTLAALFFVGAAIPFGRFLVLTWMGSAGDHIQSLIFGSAMLVGCLLSVALLVISDMLRTNRTLMEDALERIKLVQYSPERQLDPNAVSAADAARHPSLPVSPAAVEAAHATLAFENLPVEQKTEVA is encoded by the coding sequence ATGCGCCTGTTCATTCAGGTCCCCTGCCTGAACGAGGAGGCCACGCTTCCCCTCGTCCTCGAGAGCATCCCCAAGCAGATCGACGGGATCGACGAGATCCACATCCTCATCATCGATGACGGATCCACCGATCGGACGGTGGAGGTGGCGCGGTCGTTCGGCGTCGAGCACTTCGTCTTCCACACCCGCAACATGGGGCTCGCGCGCTCGTTCCGCGACGGCGTGGACTACGCGCTGCAGCACGGTGCCGACATCGTCGTGAATACCGACGGCGACAACCAGTACCCGCAGGCCCGCATCGCAGACCTCGTGCAGCCGCTCGTGCGGGGCGAGGCCGACATCGCCATCGGCGACCGCCAGACCAAGACGATCGCGCACTTCTCGCCGTTCAAGAAGATGATGCAGAGCGTCGGCTCGAGCGTGGTGAACTTCGCCGCCGAGACCGACCTGCCCGATGCGGCGAGCGGGTTCCGCGCGTACTCGCGCGAGTCGCTCATCCGCCTCAACGTCGTCACGCAGTTCAGCTACTGCATGGAGACGATCATCCAGGCGGGCAACAAGCGGCTGCGCATCGCGAGCGTGCCGATCACGACCAACGCGAAGACCCGCGAGTCGCGGCTGTTCAAGAACATCTTCCAGCACATGGGGCGTTCGGGGCAGGCGATCATGCGCAGTTACGTGATGTTCAAGCCGCATGCGGTGTTCCTCACCCTCGCGGCGCTGTTCTTCGTCGGTGCGGCGATCCCCTTCGGGCGCTTCCTGGTGCTCACGTGGATGGGCTCGGCCGGCGACCACATCCAATCGCTCATCTTCGGCAGCGCGATGCTGGTGGGATGCCTCCTGAGCGTGGCGCTGCTCGTGATCAGCGACATGCTGAGGACGAACCGCACGCTCATGGAGGATGCACTCGAGCGCATCAAGCTCGTGCAGTACTCGCCCGAGCGTCAGCTCGATCCGAACGCCGTGTCGGCGGCGGACGCCGCGCGCCACCCGTCGCTGCCGGTCAGCCCGGCGGCGGTCGAGGCGGCCCACGCCACCCTCGCCTTCGAGAACCTGCCCGTCGAGCAGAAGACCGAGGTCGCCTGA
- a CDS encoding glycosyltransferase codes for MIVAFGTYDKDRHPRVAIIIDGLRAHGHDVVEINHPLGLSTAERVRMLRQPWRLPALGTRMISRWRALRRDAKRLIASGADVSTVVVGYLGHFDVLLARRVFRRSTIVLDHLIFAGDTAQDRGAQGIKVRLLQGLDRRAIAAADVVVVDTPEHAAMLPASARGVVVPVGARDEWFDVAPAEGSDVGSPADAASVVFFGLYTPLQGAPVIARALATAIDGGAPLTATLVGTGQDWQEARDALGDRAGVTWIDWVEPAALPALVARHDIALGIFGASGKALRVVPNKVYESAAAGCAVITSDTPPQRALLDGAVVLIPPGDADALAAELTRFAADASALASARRAARGRAADFRADRIVEPLLAELEATS; via the coding sequence ATGATCGTCGCATTCGGCACGTACGACAAGGACCGCCACCCGCGTGTGGCCATCATCATCGACGGCCTGCGAGCCCACGGGCACGACGTCGTCGAGATCAACCACCCGCTGGGGCTGTCGACGGCCGAGCGCGTGCGGATGCTGCGTCAGCCGTGGCGACTCCCTGCCCTCGGAACCCGCATGATCTCGCGCTGGCGGGCGCTGCGACGCGACGCCAAGCGGCTGATCGCCTCGGGCGCCGATGTCTCGACCGTGGTGGTCGGCTACCTCGGCCACTTCGACGTGCTCCTCGCCCGACGCGTCTTCCGCCGGTCGACGATCGTGCTCGACCACCTGATCTTCGCGGGGGACACCGCCCAGGACCGCGGAGCGCAGGGGATCAAGGTGCGACTGCTGCAGGGACTCGACCGTCGCGCCATCGCGGCGGCCGACGTGGTGGTCGTCGACACCCCCGAGCACGCCGCGATGCTTCCGGCCTCGGCGCGCGGCGTCGTGGTTCCCGTCGGAGCGCGCGACGAATGGTTCGACGTCGCCCCGGCAGAGGGCTCGGACGTCGGTTCGCCCGCGGACGCGGCATCCGTCGTCTTCTTCGGCCTGTACACGCCGCTCCAGGGGGCGCCGGTGATCGCCCGCGCGCTCGCCACGGCCATCGACGGCGGTGCACCGCTCACCGCCACCCTCGTGGGCACGGGGCAGGACTGGCAGGAGGCGCGTGACGCGCTCGGCGACCGCGCCGGGGTGACCTGGATCGACTGGGTCGAGCCGGCCGCCCTCCCCGCGCTCGTCGCCCGCCACGACATCGCCCTCGGCATCTTCGGCGCATCGGGCAAGGCCCTGCGGGTCGTACCGAACAAGGTGTACGAATCGGCGGCGGCCGGATGCGCGGTGATCACGTCCGACACGCCGCCGCAGCGCGCCCTGCTGGACGGCGCCGTCGTGCTCATCCCGCCCGGCGACGCAGACGCGCTGGCGGCCGAGCTGACCCGCTTCGCGGCGGACGCCTCAGCCCTGGCCTCCGCGCGCCGCGCCGCGCGCGGCCGCGCCGCGGACTTCCGAGCCGACCGCATCGTGGAGCCTCTCCTGGCGGAACTCGAGG
- the glf gene encoding UDP-galactopyranose mutase → MDLLVVGSGFFGLTVAERAAAAGRRVTVIDRRHHIGGNAYSEDEPVTGIEVHRYGAHLFHTSNPTVWEYANRFTTFTDYVHRVYTNHDGVVFPLPINLGTINQFFRAAHGPAAARALVHELAGEFDAKDAANLEEKGIALIGRPLYEAFIRDYTAKQWQTDPKDLPAEIISRLPVRYTYDNRYFNDTWEGLPTDGYTAWIERMADHPNIEVRLDTDFFDEAQPLNKRATVGQVPIVYTGPVDRYFDYIEGALSWRTLDFEQEVLETADFQGTSVMNYADADVPYTRIHEFKHFHPERADRYPADKTVIMREFSRFATRDDEPYYPVNTPDDRARLLAYRDLAAGEADVHFGGRLGTYQYLDMHMAIGSALSMWNNQLA, encoded by the coding sequence ATGGATCTCCTCGTCGTCGGCTCGGGTTTCTTCGGGCTCACGGTGGCCGAGCGCGCCGCTGCGGCCGGGCGCCGGGTCACCGTCATCGATCGCCGACACCACATCGGCGGCAACGCCTACAGCGAGGACGAGCCGGTCACGGGCATCGAGGTGCACCGCTACGGCGCGCACCTGTTCCACACGTCGAACCCGACGGTGTGGGAGTACGCCAACCGCTTCACGACCTTCACCGACTACGTGCACCGCGTGTACACGAACCACGACGGGGTCGTCTTCCCGCTCCCGATCAACCTCGGCACGATCAACCAGTTCTTCCGGGCGGCGCACGGCCCGGCTGCGGCACGCGCCCTCGTGCACGAGCTCGCGGGGGAGTTCGACGCGAAGGATGCCGCGAACCTCGAGGAGAAGGGGATCGCCCTCATCGGGCGCCCGCTCTACGAGGCGTTCATCCGCGACTACACCGCGAAGCAGTGGCAGACCGATCCGAAGGACCTGCCGGCCGAGATCATCAGCCGGCTCCCGGTGCGGTACACGTACGACAACCGCTACTTCAACGACACCTGGGAGGGGCTCCCGACCGACGGGTACACGGCGTGGATCGAGCGGATGGCCGACCACCCGAACATCGAGGTGCGCCTCGACACCGACTTCTTCGACGAGGCGCAGCCGCTCAACAAGCGGGCGACCGTCGGTCAGGTGCCGATCGTCTACACCGGCCCGGTCGACCGCTACTTCGACTACATCGAGGGCGCGCTGTCGTGGCGCACCCTCGACTTCGAGCAGGAGGTGCTCGAGACCGCCGACTTCCAGGGCACCAGCGTGATGAACTATGCCGACGCGGATGTGCCGTACACCCGCATCCACGAGTTCAAGCACTTCCACCCCGAGCGCGCCGACCGCTACCCGGCCGACAAGACCGTGATCATGCGCGAGTTCTCGCGGTTCGCGACGCGTGACGACGAGCCGTACTACCCGGTCAACACCCCCGACGACCGTGCGCGCCTGCTGGCATACCGCGATCTCGCCGCAGGCGAGGCCGACGTGCACTTCGGCGGCAGGCTCGGCACCTACCAGTACCTCGACATGCACATGGCCATCGGCTCGGCGCTGTCGATGTGGAACAACCAGCTCGCCTGA
- a CDS encoding ABC transporter permease — MTSAAVGAPGSPRRYLHSLWLLSARDLKVRYSTSALGYLWSVLDPLVMSAIYWFVFTQIFQRTVGHEPYIVFLITALLPWVWFNTSVSDFTRALKKDARLVRSTAIPRTIWVNRIVLSKGIEFLCSLPVLALFVVVAAFSMHPAELNWGLLLIPVAVLVQAVLLVGIGLIVAPLCVLWNDLERTTKLVLRALFYASPVIYSVSDIPAPFDTLVAFNPLAGIFAMYRVGFFPGEWDPFVMVVGAVMSFAILGLGVFVFGRLERHMLKEL; from the coding sequence GTGACATCGGCCGCCGTCGGCGCTCCAGGTTCCCCCCGGCGCTACCTCCACTCGCTGTGGCTCCTGTCCGCACGCGACCTCAAGGTGCGCTACTCGACGAGCGCACTCGGGTACCTCTGGTCGGTGCTCGATCCGCTCGTGATGAGCGCGATCTACTGGTTCGTCTTCACGCAGATCTTCCAGCGCACGGTCGGGCACGAGCCGTACATCGTGTTCCTCATCACCGCGCTCCTGCCGTGGGTGTGGTTCAACACCTCGGTGTCGGACTTCACGCGGGCGCTCAAGAAGGATGCCCGGCTGGTTCGGTCGACGGCGATCCCGCGGACGATCTGGGTGAACCGCATCGTGCTGTCGAAGGGGATCGAATTCCTCTGCTCGCTGCCGGTGCTCGCCCTCTTCGTCGTGGTCGCCGCGTTCTCGATGCACCCCGCCGAGCTCAACTGGGGCCTTCTGCTGATCCCCGTGGCGGTGCTCGTGCAGGCGGTGCTCCTCGTCGGCATCGGGCTCATCGTGGCGCCGCTCTGCGTGCTCTGGAACGACCTGGAGCGCACCACGAAGCTGGTGCTCCGCGCGCTCTTCTATGCTTCGCCGGTCATCTATTCGGTGTCCGACATCCCGGCGCCCTTCGACACCCTCGTCGCCTTCAACCCCCTGGCCGGCATCTTCGCGATGTACCGCGTCGGCTTCTTCCCCGGTGAGTGGGACCCGTTCGTGATGGTCGTCGGCGCGGTGATGAGCTTCGCGATCCTCGGATTGGGCGTGTTCGTCTTCGGCCGCCTCGAGCGCCACATGTTGAAGGAGCTGTGA
- a CDS encoding glycosyltransferase, with the protein MTQPTASHTLARVVLPAADDSAVRGLYLSGDAEIAGRRAARVRPGGVASFATYFNAFPAAYWRRFTDVREVVLEMRIEGSARVSVRRSDAAATVRTVAEIDVTDAALAQPVDLGESTDGGWIWFEVSAAPAGATVRDAAWSTAAAPRRAARATIGITTMDKPDYCVATLTALAAEEELRPHLERVFVIDQGTRLVADETGFDAAADGLGDLLAIVRQPNLGGSGGYARAMAETLTTDATFVQFMDDDVRVEPEAVRRAIVFGAYCTEPTIVGGHMLDLNDPAKLYAWAEVVDEEPFMWRPRHDDEMPIDLAATTLEHIPLVHQRMDADYNGWWMCLIPRAAIERVGLALPVFLKWDDAEYSLRAGAAGIPTVSLPGVALWHVSWVSKDDQIDWQAYFHARNRLVTALLHSTRPNGGHVLTHSRRVDLKHLFAMQYYPVTLRHRALRAVLSGPEHLHPDLRTALPAARTLAAEFPETAPAAAGITAARPIERTEIPTGMRLRLFMVERIAALWVRKPRGGAHAEVEAAAGEARWWRLARHDSALVRMASSGAPHLYVRRRDAYRRLLRESLRLHRELDARWDELARAYRAADLTSLETWRSTFDGPASQGDARRLS; encoded by the coding sequence ATGACCCAGCCCACCGCCTCGCACACGCTCGCGCGCGTGGTGCTGCCCGCCGCCGACGACTCCGCCGTCCGCGGCCTGTACCTCTCCGGTGACGCCGAGATCGCCGGCCGCCGTGCCGCCCGGGTGCGACCCGGGGGAGTCGCGTCGTTCGCGACCTACTTCAACGCGTTCCCTGCGGCGTACTGGCGCCGGTTCACCGACGTGCGGGAGGTCGTGCTCGAGATGCGGATCGAGGGTTCGGCTCGCGTGTCGGTGCGGAGGTCGGATGCAGCCGCCACCGTGCGCACCGTAGCGGAGATCGACGTGACCGATGCCGCCCTCGCGCAGCCCGTCGACCTCGGCGAATCCACGGACGGCGGCTGGATCTGGTTCGAGGTCAGCGCGGCGCCCGCCGGCGCGACGGTGCGCGACGCCGCATGGTCGACCGCCGCGGCGCCCCGGCGCGCTGCGCGCGCCACGATCGGCATCACCACGATGGACAAGCCCGACTACTGCGTCGCGACGCTCACGGCGCTCGCGGCGGAGGAGGAGCTTCGACCGCACCTCGAGCGCGTCTTCGTGATCGACCAGGGAACCCGTCTCGTGGCCGACGAGACGGGGTTCGACGCGGCGGCCGATGGGCTGGGCGACCTGCTCGCCATCGTGCGGCAGCCCAATCTGGGCGGATCGGGCGGGTACGCCCGCGCCATGGCCGAGACGCTCACCACCGACGCGACGTTCGTCCAGTTCATGGACGACGACGTGCGCGTCGAGCCCGAGGCGGTGCGCCGCGCGATCGTGTTCGGTGCGTACTGCACCGAGCCCACGATCGTCGGCGGGCACATGCTCGACCTGAACGACCCCGCGAAGCTCTACGCCTGGGCCGAGGTCGTCGACGAGGAGCCGTTCATGTGGCGGCCCCGCCACGACGACGAGATGCCGATCGACCTCGCCGCGACCACACTCGAGCACATCCCGCTCGTGCATCAGCGGATGGACGCCGACTACAACGGCTGGTGGATGTGTCTCATCCCGCGTGCCGCGATCGAGCGGGTGGGGCTTGCGCTTCCGGTGTTCCTGAAGTGGGACGACGCCGAGTACAGCCTGCGCGCCGGCGCCGCCGGCATCCCCACCGTGTCGCTGCCCGGGGTGGCGCTCTGGCATGTGTCGTGGGTGTCGAAGGACGACCAGATCGACTGGCAGGCGTATTTCCACGCGCGCAACCGGCTCGTGACGGCGCTCCTGCACTCCACGCGCCCGAACGGCGGTCATGTGCTCACCCACAGCCGTCGCGTCGACCTCAAGCACCTCTTCGCGATGCAGTACTACCCCGTGACGCTGCGCCATCGCGCGCTCCGCGCCGTGCTGTCGGGGCCGGAGCACCTGCACCCCGACCTGCGCACAGCTCTCCCGGCCGCGCGGACGCTGGCCGCGGAGTTCCCCGAGACCGCTCCGGCCGCGGCCGGCATCACCGCCGCCCGCCCGATCGAGCGCACCGAGATCCCCACCGGCATGCGGCTGCGGCTGTTCATGGTGGAGCGGATCGCCGCGCTCTGGGTGCGCAAGCCGCGCGGCGGCGCGCACGCCGAGGTCGAGGCGGCTGCGGGGGAGGCGCGCTGGTGGCGACTGGCCCGCCACGACAGCGCTCTGGTGCGGATGGCGTCGTCGGGCGCGCCCCACCTGTACGTGCGCCGACGCGACGCGTATCGGCGGCTGCTCCGAGAGAGCCTGCGGCTGCACCGTGAACTCGACGCGCGGTGGGACGAGCTCGCGCGGGCGTACCGCGCGGCAGACCTCACGTCGCTGGAGACGTGGCGGTCGACCTTCGACGGCCCGGCCTCCCAGGGTGACGCGCGGCGGCTGAGTTAG